ATTGACAGGATTTTCTTTTGGAGCAATACTTCTATGTAGAGAAAAGTGTACAGAATCAAGAACTAGACACATCTAGCCTTGCAACTTTATACATTTTTTTGCCATGAAGGCTCTTCTGTTGAAGGGTTTTTTTCAATTTGAGAAAAAGAATGTGATGATATGAGTCAACTGAGTGTAAGGATGAGAACACATGGCTTTCTGAATAAGCATTTTTCAGGAGAGTCTATTGATTATCGACAGATGATTGCGCTGTTTATCCCGCTGCTGATTGATCAGGCTTTTATCGTGGGTCTTAATTTGGTGAACACGGCCATGATTAGCTCGTCGGGGATGGCGGCAGTCAGTGCCGTAAATATGATTGATTCTTTGAATATTTTTCTGATTAATGTGTTTGTCGCAGTGTCTACCGGGGGAACGGTTGTCGTGGCACAGTATAAGGGGAGCGGTAACGACCTCATGGTTTCTAAAGCCGCATCCGGTACCATTTCCTCCGTTTCCTTGCTGGCCTTATGTATCAGTTTGTTTATGATCGTGTTGTACAATCCGATTTTGAGTGTTCTGTTTGGTTCCGCCTCGCCTGATGTATTAGCTAACGGTAAGGTATATCTACTGGGAAGTTGTATGTCTTTTGTGGGGATTGCAATCGTTGAGGCGGTGTGTGGAGCGCTGAGGGGGATCGGGAAGACGAGGGCATCGCTGGCTCTTTCTCTCATCATGAACCTCTCGTACGTGCTCCTCAATGTGGTATTCATTAATGTATTGGATATGGGTGTGCTGGGCATGACGATTGCCGTCAATGTGTCCAGATATGCAGGAGCAGTGTGCGCGCTGATCTATTTGGTCAGGGTAGATGATGACTTGCGTGTTCAGCTTAGAGATATGCTTTACTTTAATCTGGCCATGCTTAAAAAGATTTTGTTTATCGGGCTTCCCTTTGCAGCGGAGCAGATGTTTTTTAATGGGGGGAAAATTTTAACCCAAATTTTCATTGTGAGTCTGGGAACCAATGCGTTGGCGACGAATGCCATTTGCTCATCCCTAGCTAACGTGTTCCAAATCCCTGCGAATGCTTTGGCTCTTACGATTGTAACCGTGGTCGGTCAATGCATGGGACGTCGAAATGTCGAGGATGCCCGCAAGTTTACCAAATCGTTTATTTGGCTGTCGTCTTGTTCGTTTATTGTAATGGGATTAATCCTGATGCCTTTGTTTGAGCCGATGGTGGGGCTGTTTCATCCGCCTGCCGAAATCGTAGATGACATATTTGTTGTCATACTGATTAATACGTTGGCCCAGATTCCGCTCTGGTCCATTGCCTTTATCACACCCTCTGCACTAAGGGCAGCAGGTGATTCAAAATTTACGTCCCTCACCTCAATGCTGTCCATGTGGTTGTGTCGGGTGGTGCTCGGGTATATTTTGGGCATTGTGTTCAACTTGGGGATTGTTGGTGTCTGGTTGGCTATGGATATTGAATGGGGCGTGCGGGGACTCGTTTTCCTTTGGCGCTTCCGGGGCAACAAATGGGTCCAGCATCGTTTGATCGACTAAATAGGTCCACTACCATAAAATTGACTTCTGGATGAAGGCATTTTACGGTAGTGGATTTTTTTCCATTCCTATACTTCGTTCAGACTCCTTACTCTATCCTGATTCCTATATTGCCTAACTGCGCTCCCTGCTGCATACGGTGGAAGGCTTTTGCTGTGTCTTGTAGAGGAAATACGCTATCTATAATCGGATGGAGTGCATGGCGCTCCATGAACTGAAGCATAGCTGCGAATTCCTCGCCACTGCCCATAGAGGTGCCGATGATACTGATTTGAGGAAAAAATATAGACCGCAGTGGAATCTCTACTTGATCTCCTGAGCTTGCGCCAAATGTAACAATCCGACCGTTTGGCTTGAGGACATCCAAATATTTATCGAACGTAGCAGGACCGATACTGTCAAGGACCAGATCTATGGTGTCTCCGTTCATATTTTCTTTCCATCCGCTATGGCTGTCGAATGCATGATTAGCGCCATGGGCGAGGGCAGCCTGCCTCTTTGCTTCGCTGCGTGATGTGACGCTGACCCGTGCACCTGCCGCTAAAGCCATAAGCATGGCATACGTGGCTACACCACCGCCAATACCGGGAATGAGGACGTGCTCACCCTCCTGCAATTGGCCTCTTGTGAAGAGCGCGCGGTAAGCGGTCAAAGCAGACAAAGGCAGTACCCCTGCTTCTTCCCATGAAAGGTATGCTGGCTTGCTGACGGCATTTTGGACGGGGATGATAACCGATTCAGCGAATGTCCCGTCCGAAGGTCCGCCCAGAATGGCTGGAACTAAGGGAACATGATGCGTATTCTCCCATCCGATACATGGATTGATCATTACATCGGTGCCTACCAGCGAGGTTGGGACGCCAGCACCCACAGCCTCGATCACACCTGCTCCATCGGATCCGAGAATGAGTGGAGCATCGTTGGCAGCTCGATCTGCCATGAGGAATAAGTCCCGATGGTTCAAGCCTGCGGCTTTGAGTTTTACCCTCACCTCATCGTTCCCTGGCTGTCTGTCCGTAACGTCTGTATACATCAGACCCTCAGGGCCGTTTTTGCTGGCATGTATCACGGCTTTCATTTTAAAACCTCCCGTGGTGCGAATTTAGATGCAATTGCATATATATTGAATTGTACAGAGCGGCAAGCATCCGGTAAAATGAACAAAATCGAACGTGAGTATCACAAATGATCATACCAAGCAGGTGACGTATACATGGAAAGCAGTGATTTGAAAATTTTTCGGGCCGTCGCTCGCGAGGGCAGTATCACGAAGGCTGCGCAAGTTTTGAATTATGTACAGTCCAATGTGACTTCGCGGATTCAGCAGCTTGAGGCACAATTGAACGTACCGCTATTTCGCCGATCTAACCGGGGAATGACGTTAACGCCAGCAGGAGAGAATCTGCTGAAATATGCGGATACCATACTGACCTTGCTGGACGAGGCTGTAAAGTCCACTCAATATTCAGACCAGCCCGCGGGACCTTTGCGACTGGGCTCGATTGAGACGGCGGCGGTTACGCATCTGACCTCTTTATTGATGGAATATCACGCTCAATATCCTGATGTCCATCTATCGCTTATGACAGGCAGCACCCATGATCTCGTACAAAAGGTATTAAATTACGAATTAGATGGAGCGTTCGTCTATGGCCCCGTCGATGATCCGCATATAGAGCATGTTGCGGCGTTTGAAGAGGAGTTGGTGCTTATTTCGGAACCGGGAGAAAGTGATATGAGCAAGTTGCTTGCCAAGCCTATGCTGTTCTTCGATGTAGGCTGCACACATCGGGCAAGAGCGGAAAGTTTTCTGAGCGATGCAGGTGTGGATGCGTATCAGATTATGGAATTCGGAACCTTGGAAGTCATTTTGGGTGGAGTAGCCTCTGGTTTGGGAGTGTCCATGTTGCCACAATCGTCGATTGCAAAGGCAGAGGAGGCGGGAAGTATTGCTTCTCATCGTTTACCTGAGGAATATCGTAAATTAGAGGTGTGGTTTGTTCATCGGCGGGATTCGGTTTACTCCAGTGCACTGTCAGGCTTGCTCCATTGGATGAAAAAGGATGCTATACTTAACTAGGATTAAATTGACATCAGGGGTGTATCATTTGGAAGAACCTAATTTATTGAAAAATCCATCTACAGTAGCTCCGGGAGAATTTGTGAGGAATGGCGGTTATCAGCGACGAGAACCGGATAAGATGGCAGTATTATCAGAAACATACGGTGCCTCTATTTTTTTCAGAAGATGGGCGGCTTGGATGATTGACTTCATTCTTATCGTCTTTGGGTACGGAGGGCTGGTATATTTTACAGCGGAAAAAGTAGCTGAAGCGGAAACCCCAAATATGGGTATGGTAGTGATGCTCTTCCTGATCGGCTCCTTCTGCTATTATCTGTTACTGGAAGGACTTACAGGCTATACGCTGGGCAAGTTTGTACTTCGTATTCAGGTTGTGAATGGAGAAGGAAGGCCGCCAGGCATGGTTAAATCCTTGATCCGCACTCTCATACATCTGGTGGATACGAATCCGCTGCTTTTCATGGGACTGCCCGCCGGTATATGTGTGCTGGTGACACCTCGGAAACAACGGATTGGAGATATGGCTGCGAATACATATGTGGTTAAGGTAAGGGATTTGGGAAAGGTGGGCAGAAAGAAAACCGGGATTATTGCAGGAGCAATCATCCTGACGACGATCATTTCAATGGTTTTTGCTGTATCTTTAATTTCTATGCTCATTACGCAAATCATGAAGCCTGAGGTATTTACCAGTAAGGATAGCCAGTTTGCGGTTACGGCTCCCTGGAATTGGTCACGAGATAATAGGATTAATGAGGATGCGGACATCGCCATTAAAAATGAATTTACCGAAAGATATCTGATTGTATTGTCTGAACCGAAAAGCGATTTTGACAGCAGTATGACTCTTCAAGAATATAAAGGAATCATTGAGGATCATTTGGTGTCAGGAATTACGGACCCTGAATTGGGGACCGCTTCAGATATGGTGGTGAACGGATATCCTGCCATTGAGTTTACCCTAAAAGGAAAAATAGATGGGAATCTGGCCATGTATAACGTGACCACGATTGAAACACCTTCGCATTATCATCAAGTGCTTGCTTGGACCTACGCTTCCCGCTATGGTCGAGCACAGCAAGAGCTGCGCAAGATTAGAGACAGTTTCCGCGAAATGAACATGCTGTGAAGTGAACATGAAGCAATGACGATGAATCGAAGTTATAAGGAAGTAAGTGGAACAAGCAGACAGCTTATAGAAGCGTCTGCTTGTTGTTTTATAAACTTCCTTTAAAAAACGAACATCAAAACGCAGTAGGCGGAATAGTAGATTTATATAGATAATTTGATCATACAATAGAGTGTCTAATCACTCGTAATCCAGCTACTTTCGCCACTTTGCCTTGTGGATGGGCCTTGAATTGAATCGTAACTTCATTCTTGTGGTTCGTCACAGATAGAGGAAGCTCATAGACGAACGTTTCGAATTTATTCATTTCCTCAGACTCCAGCTTGCCTTCCCCTAAAATCAGGCCATCCGCAGTGATGTCAAAGTCACTATGGGGACGGCTCAAGTCCTTCAAATAAGTAACCGCCAATTGGACAGGCTCATCCGGAAGCACCTTCATGACAAAAGAGAACCAGCCCCCAGGCCAGGTATCGCGATATTTGCGGTTATAGATGGACCCTAGACCTACATGCTCTCCAGTAAAGGCATGATCCCGTTCAGGCTGCATTTCGGCAGGCTGCACAACGTCCACTGTAAGTCGTTCCAGCTCTAGCTGATACGCTAACGCGGTACGATATTCTGCCTCGGTTGCTGTCCATTCGTCCTTGGAAAAGAGATCCCAATAGACGGTATATGAACGATCATA
The Paenibacillus peoriae DNA segment above includes these coding regions:
- a CDS encoding LysR family transcriptional regulator, which codes for MESSDLKIFRAVAREGSITKAAQVLNYVQSNVTSRIQQLEAQLNVPLFRRSNRGMTLTPAGENLLKYADTILTLLDEAVKSTQYSDQPAGPLRLGSIETAAVTHLTSLLMEYHAQYPDVHLSLMTGSTHDLVQKVLNYELDGAFVYGPVDDPHIEHVAAFEEELVLISEPGESDMSKLLAKPMLFFDVGCTHRARAESFLSDAGVDAYQIMEFGTLEVILGGVASGLGVSMLPQSSIAKAEEAGSIASHRLPEEYRKLEVWFVHRRDSVYSSALSGLLHWMKKDAILN
- a CDS encoding zinc-binding dehydrogenase, which produces MKAVIHASKNGPEGLMYTDVTDRQPGNDEVRVKLKAAGLNHRDLFLMADRAANDAPLILGSDGAGVIEAVGAGVPTSLVGTDVMINPCIGWENTHHVPLVPAILGGPSDGTFAESVIIPVQNAVSKPAYLSWEEAGVLPLSALTAYRALFTRGQLQEGEHVLIPGIGGGVATYAMLMALAAGARVSVTSRSEAKRQAALAHGANHAFDSHSGWKENMNGDTIDLVLDSIGPATFDKYLDVLKPNGRIVTFGASSGDQVEIPLRSIFFPQISIIGTSMGSGEEFAAMLQFMERHALHPIIDSVFPLQDTAKAFHRMQQGAQLGNIGIRIE
- a CDS encoding RDD family protein, translating into MLYLTRIKLTSGVYHLEEPNLLKNPSTVAPGEFVRNGGYQRREPDKMAVLSETYGASIFFRRWAAWMIDFILIVFGYGGLVYFTAEKVAEAETPNMGMVVMLFLIGSFCYYLLLEGLTGYTLGKFVLRIQVVNGEGRPPGMVKSLIRTLIHLVDTNPLLFMGLPAGICVLVTPRKQRIGDMAANTYVVKVRDLGKVGRKKTGIIAGAIILTTIISMVFAVSLISMLITQIMKPEVFTSKDSQFAVTAPWNWSRDNRINEDADIAIKNEFTERYLIVLSEPKSDFDSSMTLQEYKGIIEDHLVSGITDPELGTASDMVVNGYPAIEFTLKGKIDGNLAMYNVTTIETPSHYHQVLAWTYASRYGRAQQELRKIRDSFREMNML
- a CDS encoding MATE family efflux transporter, translated to MSQLSVRMRTHGFLNKHFSGESIDYRQMIALFIPLLIDQAFIVGLNLVNTAMISSSGMAAVSAVNMIDSLNIFLINVFVAVSTGGTVVVAQYKGSGNDLMVSKAASGTISSVSLLALCISLFMIVLYNPILSVLFGSASPDVLANGKVYLLGSCMSFVGIAIVEAVCGALRGIGKTRASLALSLIMNLSYVLLNVVFINVLDMGVLGMTIAVNVSRYAGAVCALIYLVRVDDDLRVQLRDMLYFNLAMLKKILFIGLPFAAEQMFFNGGKILTQIFIVSLGTNALATNAICSSLANVFQIPANALALTIVTVVGQCMGRRNVEDARKFTKSFIWLSSCSFIVMGLILMPLFEPMVGLFHPPAEIVDDIFVVILINTLAQIPLWSIAFITPSALRAAGDSKFTSLTSMLSMWLCRVVLGYILGIVFNLGIVGVWLAMDIEWGVRGLVFLWRFRGNKWVQHRLID